In the genome of Populus trichocarpa isolate Nisqually-1 chromosome 10, P.trichocarpa_v4.1, whole genome shotgun sequence, the window acacacaagctttaagCTAGGAGGGggattagcgatctgccctatgactattggtcagggttcagatgcgtgaaacacccaactcatatctgagtgcctgcttggtaatggtgggtatacttaccttaactattccttgcaacgcccccatactgtctttacgaagaacgtcactgggcagatatgagacccttcaagaccagatagaaaacctacccattctcacctaataagtagaacttgtccttaggatatctatcttatgttcatttgcatcatgattaacaatgttaaattcatcaatccaggttttgaaccaaatcatgactaagtacctatctttccaagagtttgggcaagaatttGAGTTGACTCAAGTAGCTGAAGGAAAATGCCCAAGAATCGATGCTAGTAGGTTGCCTTGCATTACTAAGATAAATCACATGGTAAATGACTTGGGGAAGTTAGTGTCTATTATGGAATACATTGATGAGACTATTTTTGAAAGGCGATATGGGAGAATTGCACAACTAATGAGGTTACCCGTACAAGCAGCAGCAATCAAAGCCCTACTGAATTTTTGGGATCCTAGTTATCGGAGTTTTACCTTTGGGAACATTGATATGACACCGACTTTGGAGGAATATGAAAGGATTCTAGATTTTCCAAACAACAGCCACAGGATCTATCTAAGGCGAAGATTTGAAGACACAGCTTCGGAGGTAGTCAGTTTATTAGGCTTGGGAAAGATCAGTCAATGTAGAGTCGCCGAGGGGGGTTTCAAATGGAAGGTCATAGAAGcccgaatgaagaaaaatgctgAAGAAGGCAAGTTAGGAGAAGAACGATACAGGTTGGTGGCCTTCGCCATTTTTGGGCTAGTATTGTTCCCTTCCGAAATCGGAGTCATCAGTTTGGAAGCAGCAAGTGTCTTCATAGAATACGAGCGTGACCAGATCAATCCTTCATCAGCTATTTTGGGAGAAACCATGTTATCACTCAATCACTGCAGAATGCATGGAAAAGGAGCCATGAGATGTTGCACCCCTATGTTGTATTTATGGATTATCAGTCATATCGAAACACCAAGGGAcatttttaacaacttttggTGGTTTGACCTACGACCGTTAAAGGTTACCATGGATGAGACTTGGAAGAATTGGGATGAGAAAGCATGGATAGATAAATATGCAGCATTGCCAAGGAGCAACTTCAAATGGAAAGCACCATGGATGAACAATGCCATCTGCATAATGAGCTGTGGAAATAAGATATGGGTTCCCTTGATTGGTATAACCGGGTACATCAGTTACGCGCCCGCCCTAGTAACAAGACAGTTGGGTGGAATGCAGTACGCGCCAAGAACTCTGGGTTTAGCTGATTTCATCGGTTTATTCAAGCACCAACCCTTCCTCGAAGAAATGGAGCTTATCCGACAAGATTGGGAAAGACCCCTGATggtaaaaaaggaagaagggaGCACATTTGAAACATCATTCAGCCAAAATTATGCCGTTTGGAGGAATGAAGAGCTTTCTGAAGAAAAGGGTTTCTCCATACCAAAACATCCAGAATCAGCAATAGagcaacaaaaaaggaaaaggactgaTATTGAGGAAGAGCTGAGAAAGCAGCTAGAACAATGTAGAATTGATCTCAGCAAGAGCAAAGGGCAGCTGCGActgttagaaaatcaattagaggAAGAAAACACGATGAGGGTTTACTTGAACCAGCAGTTGGAAAAACAGGATAAACAATTGACATCTTTAAAGGAATGGCAGAAAAGGGCCGAGGTAGCggaagaaatagcaaaagggGTCCAGGCTGAGCTAAAGAAACGAATGACCGAATATGATGAGCTGGTTAAGAAGAATGGGCTCGCAGAAAAAGAGTTGGCAAAGGTTAAAAGATCAACAAAAGGCAAGATGAATGTTGACAAAGAGGTGATGGATTCCTTGAAGAAGGGAAAGAGCattctttcaaagaaaatagaagttgaaaaggagaagaatcgGCTAGCCCAGCTCGacatagaagaggaaagaaggatTAGAGCTCAATATATGGTGCAGcttgaggaagagagaagtgCAAGAAAGGCCGCCGAGTCTGATATGAGAGATTACCAGAAAAGAGCTGAGTCTTTGAAAGGAAGAATGATGACTTTACAATCTGAGATCGAGATACAAGTAGAAGAGTTGAGGGAATTGAGAAGCCATTACTTCGAGATGGAGGAGGAGCTCAGTAAGGCTAAGCAAGAGCGTCAAGAATGTCAAGGCTACATGGACAGCTTTACAgtccaaattaactccaaaatagcCGAGCTGGATATCGAAAAGGAAGAACTGCAGAGGGTAAGGGATAAGTTGGCCCGGTCGGATGATATGGTTCGAGTGTTGGAAAGAAGTAATGAAGCCCTAGGAGCCAGCAACGAAGTGATAATTGCAGATAACACTGTGTTCCATGATAAGATAAGGCATATAACGCAACAGGTCGAGCAAGTAGCCCGTTATGCGGAAAGGTTGCAACGACAAGCTACCCAAGTTGGAAATGATGCTTCAAAGTATCGGGAATACATGGCAGCCATCACATGTTTTATTGGGGACTTAGCTAATAGGGGAAGCGCCTTTTAAAGGGTAACAATGTATAACGCTCTGTTTTGTAATCATTGTATGAATGACTTCTATTTATAAGAAGGTCATGacctatctttctttctaaaatgttttggtAAGCTACAATGATAAGAACTTGGCAAACCCTCCTTTACAGCAATCGGGTCAACTCAGAAATCTTGCCTAAAGGATTACGAAAGTCatgaatcaattttaaaatatacatttgcacgagcatcatattttcatcacgcatttgtttaatttatcatatgcatgccagatcgtgaaacataggtcccacatccaaggtccacaacacccggtctagagcaagaatggagaacgaagagagttggtacaagcccgagttgGCTTGCGAGTACCATGGGGGTAATCCCGGGCATGGGATTGAAACCTGTTACGCCTTCAAGAAGAGGTTGTTGGAGCTTATTAAGATGGGATGGGTATCCTTTGAGGACaagcccaatgttaattcaaacccaTTACCTAAGCATGCCCCAAATAGTAGTGGAATAGGCATGATCGAAGTGGGAAATCAATGCAAGGTGTTGAAGGTGCCCATGAAGAGGTTGTACGACATGTTGGTACAATCAGGATTTCTAAAGACAAAGGTGGAGAGCCGTTTGGAGGGATATGATTACTGTGAATACCATGGAAGAGATGGACATCATATTGAGGATTGCATCGAGTTTTgcgaaaagattgcaaaaatgctaaaaacaggGGAGTTGAGGATTGAACCCATGAAGAGCAGCggtgaggtgagtatgatggaaggtCGAGATGAGATGGCAGGAGTATGTAGGATCCAACAAACAGCTAAGGGGCCACCAAGGCTAATCTTGGTCAAACCTTCCTGCACAAAAGGAAACCACAATGCCATGCATTACAATTACGGCTATACCTCCAACGTTCAAACTCCACTTCCCTTGTTCCAAACCGAGATTAGTGGTTTGACTCGGAGTGGTCGTTGCTTTACGCCCGAGGAGTTGAGAAAGGCAAAGGGCAAAGAAGTGGTAGATCTTGACAaagcactagaagttaataagCCAGTAACGGAAGAGGAATCGAATGAATTCTtgaagttgatcaagcatagcgaatattgcatagtagatcaactaaagaagactccagctaggatctcccttatgtccttgatactcagctctgagccgcatcgaaacgccttgcaaaaggtattgaatgaggcatatgtaccccaagacatcgaacataaaaccatggagcatctAGTGGGGAGGATCCATGCAACGAATTACCTGTACTTCACAGCTGACGAGCTCGATGCTGAAGGTACCGGACATAACAAGCCTTTATACATTAcggttaggtgcaaggactgcCTCATAGGAAAAGTACTCAGTGATAATGGCTCGGCCCTTAACGTGTTGCCAAAACACATGCTAGAAGAAATGCCGATCGATGAATCCCATATTAAGCCAAGTACTATGATGGCCAGAGCGTATGACGGGTCGCCTAGGCCAATAATTGGGACTTTAGAAGTGGAGCTATATGTGGGACCACAAATGTTCCTAGTAACACTTCAggttatggatatccacccttcctatagtatgttgttaggaagaccttggattcatgcagcgggggcagtagcttcgtcattgcaccaatgactgaagtatatcatgaatgggatgttggtaacTGTCAAGGCCGAGGAGACAGTATCCATGACAAAGAATGTAGCTGTGCCTTTTATCGAAGCGGGTGATTGCAAGGGTAACAATATCCATGCCTTTGAGATCGTGAACACCGACTGGGTGCCGGAAAACACAGTGCTAAGAAGGCCAaggatctcagaagcagcaaggatggcaaGTCTATGCTTCTTGAACCGCGGAATCCCATTTCAGTATAACCTTATTATCGGGATACCAGAAGGGGTTAATTTGGCAAAGATGAAAAGTGCTGCTCAAAGATTTGGGCTAGGGTACCAACCTAACCAAGAGGATTATCGGTGGGCTGCTAGTCGGAGAAGGGCAAGAAGGATGGCTAGAATTAAAGGAAGAGAGCCTGATGAAGAAAAGCTGGAAATCCCTCCCCTTAGCGTGTCATTCCCAAAAGCTGCATacataatgcaacatgataaagaagccgtcaaacatgagcataaataccttgggggaaaacaaggtggaaggagatgacatgaagacagtagcaagaaagggagatgaagcactcccacaactgacggtctacaccatagaagaagtatccgccaagacctttgtgcgcaagttagctcaagacgagaagtttcagaactgggtgacccaagaagctccagtggttttcaaaatgtaaaccaattttgtttgtcttaacatgcttttgtcattgcttatgtttgcttttatttcctctagttgacaatcaaggctcatgatgtcagctagattttatgtttgtcatggagcccaccttttctttaaataaattgtgagatcatgcacttttcacaaattgccttatttttttatgcatttacaccaaacacttcccgctttcaggaatcctgaaagcggatctcccacaacatcacatacatttagcatcaagaataaatggccaaacttgaacgagcatgtgatagctatggaagaagaagagtgggatgaaagcaatatcaGTGAATTCACTAGGCTAGTAGAACAACAGGAACAGACTTGGAAGCCTATCGCTGAGGAACTTGAAACCATCAATGTGGGCAGTGATCAGCTTAAGAAAGAGTTAAAAATAGGTACCCtaattacttctgaacaaaggatcaaaatgatcaccctattacaagaatattcagatgtctttgcttggtccTATGAAGATATGCCTGGTTTGGATACAAATATTGTAGTACACAAGATACCGTTGGAAGAAGGTTGTAAGCCAGTCAAGCAGAAGCTGAGGAGGGCCCACCCGGATGTCTGGATCAAGGTCAAGGCAGAACTCGAGAAGCAATGGGATGCTGGTTTTCTAGAAGTCGTTAGATATCCGCAATGGGTATCTAACATTGTtgtggtgcctaagaaggaggggaagattagagtgtgcgtggattttcggaatttgaataaagctagccccaaggatgatttttcgctaccacacatagatgttttaGTAGACAACGCTGCCCGGAgttccacatattcctttatagatggtttttcaggatacaaccagataaaaatggcttCGGAGGATAAGacgaaaacaacttttgtcacaccTTGGGGAACGTTCTGCTAtaaggtcatgccatttggattgaagaatgcaggagcaacctatcaaagagcaatggtgactttgttccacgacatgatgcacaaggaaattgaggtgtatgtagacgacatgattgccaagtctaaaagggaagaggatcatgttgaagttttgaggaagtTATTTGAGAGACTGAGGAAGTATGAATTAAGGCTCAATCCTGTAAAATGTTCATTCGGAGTTAAATCGGGTAAGctgttaggatttgtggtaagtgatagaggtatagaggtggatccagaTAAAGTGAAGGCCATCCAAGCTATGTCATCCCCTAAGACGGAGAAAgaagtaagaggattcttgggaagATTAAACTACATTGCTAGGTTCATAGCTCAGTTAACAACAACGTGTGAACCAATATTCCGActactaaggaaaaagaatcctggaacctggaatgaggagtgtgaggaggcattcaataaaatcaagcattatttacaaaatccacCTTTACTGGTGCCTCCGGTATCAGGAAAACCTCTAGTATTGTATCTAACAGTGACTGAAGCGGccatgggatgtgtattgggtcagcatgatgaaaccggaaggaaggaaagagctatttattacctaagtaagaaattcactgaatgtgagtctagatacacgGAGATAGAAAGGCTTTGTTGTGCGTTGGTGTGGGCTGCAAAGAGGTTGCGacattatatgttatactataccacttggttaatttcaaaagtggatcctctgaggtatatttgtaacaagccctttctctcaagtcgaattgcaaggtggcaagttctattagcagaatatgacatagtaTACATGACAAGAAAAGCCGTAAAAGGAAGTGCAATTGCAGATCATCTGGCcgataatgctgttgaagattatgaacctttggattttgacttccctgatgaagatatattgtcaatagagaaagaagaagagaagacagattggtggacGATGTTTTTTGATGGTGCagtgaatgtatatggtaacggggccggtgcggtaataatctctcctaataagaaacaatatccagtttcggttaaactacatttcgagtgcaccaacaacacagctgagtatgaagcttgtatcctcggtttagaagcggcattagagttgaagataaagaagttagatgtatatggagattcaatgttgattatttGTCAAGTTAAAGGGGAATGGCAGACCAAGGAGGACAAGTTGAGGCCGTACCAGGAATACCTATCCACGCTAGCAAAGGAATTTGAAGGAATTAGATTCACCCATCTGGGAAGGGAGGGGAACCATTTTGCGGATGCTTTGGCCACGTTAGCTGCTATGACTACCATTGATCTCAAGTGCAAGGTACAACCGGTACACATTGACATTAGAAATGACCCAGCTTattgttgcttagttgaaggagagatagacggacatccttggtattatgatatcaagaaccttGTGCAAAATCACGAATATCTGGTGGGAGCTTCCAAAACGGAtaagaaaactttgagaaggttggctatagacttctatttagatggagagattttgtacaaaagatcatttgatgggACCCtactaaggtgtttgaatgaggcagatgctagaaaggcattacgggaggtccatgaggggatttgctcaacccatgctagcgggcatatgatagcgaggaaaatccaaagggctggttatttttggatgacactAGAGAAAGACTGTATCGATtatgtcaggaaatgtcatAAATGTCAAGTTTACAGTGACAAGGTCAATATGCCACCAGCTCCTCTATTTAATCTAATATCCCCTTGGCCgtttgcaatgtggggaattgaCGTGATCGGGCctgttaacccaaaagctagcaaTGGTCATAGATTCATCCTCGTAGCTATTGACTACTTCACAAAATGGGTAGAAGCTAGTTCATATGCCCACGTAACACAGAACATAGTGAAGAGGTTTATAGAGAAGAActtgatttgtcgatatggtcctcctgaaaagatagtgacagataatgcacagaatttcaatggcaaaatgataGCGGAGCTGtgtactaaatggaaaatcaagcattcgaaTTCTTCACCATACCGACCAAAGATGAATGGCGCAGTAGAAGccgccaacaagaacatcaagaagattattcagaaaatggtagtcacatatagagattggcatgagatgttgtcatTCGCACTTCACGCATACCGCACTACAGTCAGGACCTCGACAGGGACTACCCCATATTCTTTGGTATACGGTATGGAGGCAGTGATGCCGTTGGAAGTGGAAATCCCATCGTTAAGAGTATTAATGGATTCCGAACTAGAAGAGGCTGAGTGGGCCAAAGTGAGATATGAGCAACTGAACTTGATCAGCGAAAAGAGGATAGCTGCAATATGTCATCACCAACTTTACcagaaacgaatggccaaggcatatgataagaaggttagaccgcggttgtttcaagaaggggatctagtattgaagaaaatattgccgTTACCTGGAGACGATCAAAGCAAATGGGCACCGAATTACGAGGGTCCTTACGTAGTAAAGAAGGCATTCTCAGGAGGAGCGCTGAAGTTGGCTAGAATGGATGGGGAAGACCTAGCTCgacctgtgaattctgactctgtaaaaagatattatgtttgaTGTACgctcctaaatcaataaagcaaagtttggccattgacttctttcttttttttgcattgatctcacaacaatcattttttttgcattaatcccAATAGCGCATGTTTTGTTGTTATCGCACCTAAAAAAGTTTAGCATCGGCTGAACGAATTCCTTTTCTATACAAAAGCCTAGGCTAaaatcacacccctacactgggggcaataagagatgttttcatgaaaagttttacgtgtttaaaatGTACGGAAGcctatagatttgaaaaccaagctaaagcatttgacaaaagcatgacaaagaggcaatgaCAAATCATACATTTTGGGAAAAGGACTACTTAAAGAAAGTCAGAGATTTCTTCTCCAAAATATGATAGGAGGCAACACGAGAGATGAATCCAGCAtgcgacttcaaaagcaagctcaggTTAAGAAGGAGGCTCAAGAACTCGAAGAAGgtgatggggcctatgtttcaaaaccaggtacgaatgcatgcatgacatctaatcataaagcattgcatatatgttttttggatcgttacaggaggagaccttgatgctttccaacaagattggagacgaagaaagaatcatagAGGATGATAGCAAAGAATCACGGTTTTGAACCATAGTGGATTCCGGAACaacgagaagaacaagaaaaagagagaatgaaaagttttgaaccctgccatcaggaagaacgacatcgatatcagctttggtaataaggaatcgccagatgggattccaaattgattaaaggagatcgccagaagggatctcgtgtttcgctattagaaggtcgccagatgggacctcatttCATGTtgaaaggaatcgccagatgggattccaagttgattaaaggagatcgccagaagggatctcgtgtttcgctattagaaggtcgccagatgggacctcatatttcatgttgaaaggaatcgccagatgggattccaagttgattaaaggagatcgccagaagggatcttatgtttcgctatttgaaggtcgccagatgggacctcgtattacatgttggttagaaggaatcgccagatgggattccaagttgattaagggagatcgccagaagggatctcgtgtttcgctatttggaggtcgccagatgggacctcgtattacctgttgaataaaaggaatcgccagatgggattccaagttgaaggagatcgccagaagggatctcgtatctcgctatttggaggtcgccagatgggacctcatatttcgtttgaataaaaggaattgccagatgggattccaagtttgattaaaggagatcgccagaagggatctcatgttttgctatttgaaggtcgccagatgggacctcgtttttcatattgattaaaaaaggaatcgccagatgggattccaaattgattaaaggagatcgccagatgggattccaagttgaggaggattgctgtaaaagacaagtttcagatcaatcaagCTTCAACCAGATCAGTTTCGGGAGTTCCGTTTtggggtttatctttataaaacttactgcgcaaaacctctgctccgtaagcattataaagagggggcatctgttgtaacccatttttgggttccccccataaaaatataaatatatagccggaagaaattagaaaaaaataataagaggtgggagtgctcagaaaatggttggaaaattggtcaatgaggttaaaaatacaaagattggagttaggacagtatattcttgaaggatgaGAGCCCTATTGAGAGgggaattttgaaatttgaggagaaaagcccaaatttggatgtttatggacttaattggatttttaaatgaatttataggggatttgattgtaagaaaaattgatttttaagtcaatttgggttttaattagaagaaatttaagttctggggccaaaatatattttttaggaatttattaggtcaaatcaggggcttaattgcataaatattgaagtttaagggccaattggggacttaattgagaaaatccgaaatcagggaccaaattggaagaggcgcgtaaatggaggggctgcaattattcgattcaggggcctaattgaagaaattgaaagtttattaatcaattgagggctcaattgcataaatcagaggccaaggaccaaagtgaaaaacgcggccaactataggggcggagaccgaaattggcagggatgcaattgaaggaaagaagataattgagggctgctttgcaaattgacgcgttttggcgtcttgctggacttaaatgaaacggcgcgttttgcctaaaacgacgccgtttcattccaaaaaaaaaaaaaaaaaaaaaaaaagaagaagatcggaacggt includes:
- the LOC112328962 gene encoding uncharacterized protein LOC112328962 gives rise to the protein MGWVSFEDKPNVNSNPLPKHAPNSSGIGMIEVGNQCKVLKVPMKRLYDMLVQSGFLKTKVESRLEGYDYCEYHGRDGHHIEDCIEFCEKIAKMLKTGELRIEPMKSSGEVSMMEGRDEMAGVCRIQQTAKGPPRLILVKPSCTKGNHNAMHYNYGYTSNVQTPLPLFQTEISGLTRSGRCFTPEELRKAKGKEVVDLDKALEVNKPVTEEESNEFLKLIKHTDELDAEGTGHNKPLYITVRCKDCLIGKVLSDNGSALNVLPKHMLEEMPIDESHIKPSTMMARAYDGSPRPIIGTLEVELYVGPQMFLVTLQAEETVSMTKNVAVPFIEAGDCKGNNIHAFEIVNTDWVPENTVLRRPRISEAARMASLCFLNRGIPFQYNLIIGIPEGVNLAKMKSAAQRFGLGYQPNQEDYRWAASRRRARRMARIKGREPDEEKLEIPPLSVSFPKAAYIIEFTRLVEQQEQTWKPIAEELETINVGSDQLKKELKIGTLITSEQRIKMITLLQEYSDVFAWSYEDMPGLDTNIVVHKIPLEEGCKPVKQKLRRAHPDVWIKVKAELEKQWDAGFLEVVRYPQWVSNIVVVPKKEGKIRVCVDFRNLNKASPKDDFSLPHIDVLVDNAARSSTYSFIDGFSGYNQIKMASEDKTKTTFVTPWGTFCYKVMPFGLKNAGATYQRAMVTLFHDMMHKEIEVYVDDMIAKSKREEDHVEVLRKLFERLRKYELRLNPVKCSFGVKSGKLLGFVVSDRGIEVDPDKVKAIQAMSSPKTEKEVRGFLGRLNYIARFIAQLTTTCEPIFRLLRKKNPGTWNEECEEAFNKIKHYLQNPPLLVPPVSGKPLVLYLTVTEAAMGCVLGQHDETGRKERAIYYLSKKFTECESRYTEIERLCCALVWAAKRLRHYMLYYTTWLISKVDPLRYICNKPFLSSRIARWQVLLAEYDIVYMTRKAVKGSAIADHLADNAVEDYEPLDFDFPDEDILSIEKEEEKTDWWTMFFDGAVNVYGNGAGAVIISPNKKQYPVSVKLHFECTNNTAEYEACILGLEAALELKIKKLDVYGDSMLIICQVKGEWQTKEDKLRPYQEYLSTLAKEFEGIRFTHLGREGNHFADALATLAAMTTIDLKCKVQPVHIDIRNDPAYCCLVEGEIDGHPWYYDIKNLVQNHEYLVGASKTDKKTLRRLAIDFYLDGEILYKRSFDGTLLRCLNEADARKALREVHEGICSTHASGHMIARKIQRAGYFWMTLEKDCIDYVRKCHKCQVYSDKVNMPPAPLFNLISPWPFAMWGIDVIGPVNPKASNGHRFILVAIDYFTKWVEASSYAHVTQNIVKRFIEKNLICRYGPPEKIVTDNAQNFNGKMIAELCTKWKIKHSNSSPYRPKMNGAVEAANKNIKKIIQKMVVTYRDWHEMLSFALHAYRTTVRTSTGTTPYSLVYGMEAVMPLEVEIPSLRVLMDSELEEAEWAKVRYEQLNLISEKRIAAICHHQLYQKRMAKAYDKKVRPRLFQEGDLVLKKILPLPGDDQSKWAPNYEGPYVVKKAFSGGALKLARMDGEDLARPVNSDSVKRYYV